GTTCTGCCCTCATCGTGTGTCAGCAGGCGAAACCCGCGCGGACGAGAACTCTTCCGCCAAGCAGCACAAATCGCCCTACTCTTGACCACCAAACAAAACCCGTCCATGGGGCCAATGTGGCTGATGTGGCTAAACCTCGTCGAACAAACCCGCATACCACGGCGCGCCTCTCAGGCCAGTCTCAGGCGCTGCGACGACACTGGTGTCCGTGCGAATTCTTGTCGTTGACGACGATCGTGCGGTGCGCGAGTCGCTGCGCCGGTCGCTTTCCTTCAATGGCTATTCGGTCGAACTGGCCCACGACGGGGTTGAGGCGCTCGACATGATTGCCAGCGATCGCCCCGACGCGTTGGTCCTGGATGTCATGATGCCGCGGCTGGACGGCCTCGAGGTGTGCCGTCAGCTCCGCGGCACCGGCGACGACCTGCCGATTCTGGTGCTGACCGCGCGCGACTCGGTGTCCGAGCGGGTGGCCGGGCTGGACGCCGGTGCCGACGACTACCTACCAAAGCCGTTCGCCCTCGAAGAGCTGCTGGCACGGATGCGGGCGCTGCTGCGCCGCACCAAGCCCGAGGATGCCGCCGAGTCGATGGCCATGAGGTTCTCCGACCTGACGCTGGACCCGGTAACCCGCGAAGTCAACCGTGGACAGCGCCGGATCAGCCTGACCCGCACCGAATTTGCATTGCTGGAGATGCTGATCGCCAATCCGCGGCGAGTGCTGACGCGCAGCCGTATCCTGGAAGAGGTATGGGGATTCGACTTTCCCACCTCGGGCAACGCGCTGGAAGTCTACGTCGGGTATCTACGCCGCAAGACCGAGGCCGACGGCGAGCCGCGGCTGATCCACACTGTGCGCGGAGTGGGTTACGTGCTACGTGAAACACCACCCTGATGTGGTGGTTCCGCCGCCGAGACCGGGCGCCGCTGCGCGCCACCAGCTCATTATCCCTGCGGTGGCGGGTCATGCTGCTGGCGATGTCCATGGTCGCGATGGTGGTTGTGCTGATGTCGTTCGCCGTCTATGCGGTGATCTCGGCCGCGCTCTACAGCGACATCGACAACCAACTGCAGAGCCGGGCGCAACTGCTCATCGCCAGTGGCTCGCTGGCAGCTGATCCGGGTAAGGCAATCGAGGGTACCGCCTATTCGGATGTCAACGCGATGCTGGTCAACCCCGGCCAGTCCATCTACACCGCTCAACAGCCGGGCCAGACGCTGCCGGTCGGTGCTGCCGAGAAGGCGGTGATCCGTGGCGAGTTGTTCATGTCGCGGCGCACCACCGCCGACCAACGGGTGCTTGCCATCCGTCTGACCAACGGTAGTTCGCTGCTGATCTCCAAAAGTCTCAAGCCCACCGAAGCAGTCATGAACAAGCTGCGTTGGGTGCTATTGATCGTGGGTGGGATCGGGGTGGCGGTCGCCGCGGTGGCCGGGGGGATGGTCACCCGGGCCGGGCTGAGGCCGGTGGGCCGCCTCACCGAAGCGGCCGAGCGGGTGGCGCGAACCGACGACCTGCGGCCCATCCCCGTCTTCGGCAGCGACGAATTGGCCAGGCTGACAGAGGCATTCAATTTAATGCTGCGGGCGCTGGCCGAGTCACGGGAACGGCAGGCAAGGCTGGTTACCGACGCCGGACATGAATTGCGTACCCCGCTAACGTCGCTGCGCACCAATGTCGAACTCTTGATGGCCTCGATGGCCCCGGGGGCTCCGCGGCTACCCAAGCAGGAGATGGTCGACCTGCGTGCCGATGTGCTGGCTCAAATCGAGGAATTGTCCACACTGGTAGGCGATTTGGTGGACCTGTCCCGAGGCGACGCCGGAGAAGTGGTGCACGAGCCGGTCGACATGGCTGACGTCGTCGACCGCAGCCTGGAGCGGGTCAGGCGGCGGCGCAACGATATCCTTTTCGACGTCGAGGTGATTGGGTGGCAGGTTTATGGCGATACCGCTGGATTGTCGCGGATGGCGCTTAACCTGATGGACAACGCCGCGAAGTGGAGCCCGCCGGGCGGCCACGTGGGTGTCAGGCTGAGCCAGCTCGACGCGTCGCACGCTGAGCTGGTGGTTTCCGACCGCGGCCCGGGCATTCCCGTGCAGGAGCGCCGTCTGGTGTTTGAACGGTTTTACCGGTCGGCATCGGCACGGGCGTTGCCGGGTTCGGGCCTCGGGTTGGCGATCGTCAAACAGGTGGTGCTCAACCACGGCGGATTGCTGCGCATCGAAGACACCGACCCAGGCGGCCAGCCCCCTGGAACGTCGATTTACGTGCTGCTCCCCGGCCGTCGGATGCCGATTCCGCAGCTTCCCGGTGCGACGGCTGGCGCTCGGAGCACGGACATCGAGAACTCTCGGGGTTCGGCGAACGTTATCTCAGTGGAATCTCAGTCCACGCGCGCAACCTAGTTGTGCAGTTACTGTTGAAAGCCACACCCATGCCAGTCCACGCATGGCCAAGTTGGCCCGAGTAGTGGGCCTAGTACAGGAAGAGCAACCTAGCGACATGACGAATCACCCACGGTATTCGCCACCGCCGCAGCAGCCGGGAACCCCAGGTTATGCTCAGGGGCAGCAGCAAACGTACAGCCAGCAGTTCGACTGGCGTTACCCACCGTCCCCGCCCCCGCAGCCAACCCAGTACCGTCAACCCTACGAGGCGTTGGGTGGTACCCGGCCGGGTCTGATACCTGGCGTGATTCCGACCATGACGCCCCCTCCTGGGATGGTTCGCCAACGCCCTCGTGCAGGCATGTTGGCCATCGGCGCGGTGACGATAGCGGTGGTGTCCGCCGGCATCGGCGGCGCGGCCGCATCCCTGGTCGGGTTCAACCGGGCACCCGCCGGCCCCAGCGGCGGCCCAGTGGCTGCCAGCGCGGCGCCAAGCATCCCCGCAGCAAACATGCCGCCGGGGTCGGTCGAACAGGTGGCGGCCAAGGTGGTGCCCAGTGTCGTCATGTTGGAAACCGATCTGGGCCGCCAGTCGGAGGAGGGCTCCGGCATCATTCTGTCTGCCGAGGGGCTGATC
Above is a window of Mycobacterium tuberculosis H37Rv DNA encoding:
- the mprA gene encoding two-component response regulator MrpA (mycobacterial persistence regulator whose expression is required for entrance into and maintenance of persistent infection. MprAB is involved in the regulation of genes in response to environmental stress): MRILVVDDDRAVRESLRRSLSFNGYSVELAHDGVEALDMIASDRPDALVLDVMMPRLDGLEVCRQLRGTGDDLPILVLTARDSVSERVAGLDAGADDYLPKPFALEELLARMRALLRRTKPEDAAESMAMRFSDLTLDPVTREVNRGQRRISLTRTEFALLEMLIANPRRVLTRSRILEEVWGFDFPTSGNALEVYVGYLRRKTEADGEPRLIHTVRGVGYVLRETPP
- the mprB gene encoding two component histidine-protein kinase/phosphatase MprB (MprAB is involved in the regulation of genes in response to environmental stress); amino-acid sequence: MWWFRRRDRAPLRATSSLSLRWRVMLLAMSMVAMVVVLMSFAVYAVISAALYSDIDNQLQSRAQLLIASGSLAADPGKAIEGTAYSDVNAMLVNPGQSIYTAQQPGQTLPVGAAEKAVIRGELFMSRRTTADQRVLAIRLTNGSSLLISKSLKPTEAVMNKLRWVLLIVGGIGVAVAAVAGGMVTRAGLRPVGRLTEAAERVARTDDLRPIPVFGSDELARLTEAFNLMLRALAESRERQARLVTDAGHELRTPLTSLRTNVELLMASMAPGAPRLPKQEMVDLRADVLAQIEELSTLVGDLVDLSRGDAGEVVHEPVDMADVVDRSLERVRRRRNDILFDVEVIGWQVYGDTAGLSRMALNLMDNAAKWSPPGGHVGVRLSQLDASHAELVVSDRGPGIPVQERRLVFERFYRSASARALPGSGLGLAIVKQVVLNHGGLLRIEDTDPGGQPPGTSIYVLLPGRRMPIPQLPGATAGARSTDIENSRGSANVISVESQSTRAT